Genomic segment of Candidatus Schekmanbacteria bacterium:
CCTTCTGTTCTATAAATTCTAATTTGTTCTATTTGGTAATGTTTTTTGGATATTCAATTTAAACATTAGAAGGCAAAAAATGAATAAATGAATATCACAATAAAAGATATAACAAATAGAAGCGACTAACCGCTATCAACACAGTATATCGCTAAAGATTTTGATTGGTCTTATTTCTTTCCGCGGGTAGGGACAAGCCTTGTTGGATTGGAAACATGTTTCGGGTCGAAGGACTTGCCGATCTTCTCCATAAGTAAATGGTAATTGCCCGTCGCCTTTCCTATCTGCTCGTGGTGTTGTGACCATTGCGCACCGGGATAGGCACCCATCTTTATATCATGGTCTATTGAAGCAACCTCATATTCCAAAAACTTATCAACCATACTCTTGTCAAAATAAGAGAAGAATTCTCCGTAACCGATATGCCCCATATCATAACTCTGCATCCAACCGCTTTCTTCACTATCGTCGAAGAAAGGCGGGATAAAATTAGCTTTGAGGTCTGCTGTCTCTGATAGGGCGCGCCTTGCATGGTCAAGTGAATCGAAAGCAAACTTCGTAACAGCAAAAAAGCCGGCTGGCACTGTCACATTACTTGAAATTCCGAGCTTGAAAACCTGCCCACTCGAATATGGTGATGCTTCTTCTATCTCACCGCCGATTTCAGAAACAATATCTCGCAGGACTTTTTCCTCATACTCAAGCTGTTCCTCTGATGCAAAACCAACCAACATAACTCGAACCATACTTGGAGTAGCTTTCCCAAATTTATGCTTATCTGCATTCCACTTTGCAGCAAAATCGTCTCGCGACTTTGCCCGCGCAATATATCTCCAAATAAAGGGCACGCGAACGCTTACAGCAGCTATCTCAGAATGTCCTATTTCATACATCGCATCGATGGCTTTTTCCGTTGTTGGGAAAAAGATTGTAAACCATTTGAAACGGTCTTCAGGAAGCTTAAAAGCTGTATTTGGAGATACACCAACGCTTTTGGGCACTCCCTTGAAAGGCATAGGAAAAAGTTTTACAGCCATTTTCGTTACTATTCCCAAGCCGCCGAAATTACCAAACCAACCTCTCATAATACCGCGTAAATCAGGTCCGGGACCTTCTCCCCAAAAATAATCATCTCCGTTAGTGGCTGACCCTGTTCTAATCAATTCCCCGTCAGGCAATATCCATTCAGCGGCAAGCACTCTTCTATTTGCATATCCAACACGATGTACTAGCTGTCCCATCCCTTGATTGAGATGATTAGCGATAACAGAAACCTGTGCACCGCAGGAAGGGGCGCTTGTATAAAGCCCCAATTTCATTGCTTCTGTTTGAAGCTCTGTATAGGTAACATAGGGCTCTACTATGGCATACATATTTTCTTCATCTATCTCGAGCTTATCCATCCGCTTCATATCAATCATTATCGTATTGGGCTTAATTGGAACACACAAAGCGATATAGAAAGTGCCAAGAGGAATATAGGGAAGCTTGTAACGATTTGCAATTTTGACTATTGCCTGCACCTCTTCTGTGCTTGATGGCAGGACAACACAACCGGGTATTTTCCTATTTCTATCCCACGAAAACTTGCCATAACCGCCGCGGGAATATGCTTCACATTTAGTTTTGGAATCCGTAAAATTTTCTTCACCAACTACTGCAATGAGTTCCTTCTTGGCTTCAATCGGTAATGCCATTTATCTCTACTCCATATTTAAATAACTTTTGCAACCAACTCAGTAAAATCCATTATTTCGAGATTCTCATTTTCATTAGCTTCAGAAAAATTCCATTTACAAAATGGACAGGAAGAAACAAGGATTTCTGCATCTGTCTGTCCTGCCTCTTCAAGGCGCTCTTTTGCACTCCAAAGAGAAAAATCATTATAAATCCATTTCACCATTCCACCTGCACCGCAGCACCAAGTGTTTTCTTTCATACGCTCCATCTCTCGAAGCTCAATTCCAGAAATTTTACCGAATACATTACGCGGCGCATCATAGACACCGTTGGTGCCTCTTCTCCAAACTTTTGGAGGATCAGTTCTTCCAAACTCAATCCGTTTGCCATCCCAATGGACATAGGGCTCCGACAATCTGCCAAGCCGACAAGAATCGTGATATGTGATTTTTTTCTCTAAACTTCCACTAATTTTAAGGCGTCCCTCTTCCAAGAGCTTTTCAGTATATTCGCTTATGTGCAGTATCTCATAATCGGTACCGCTCTTTTCTGCAAGCCGCGGATAATCTACTTTCCACATATGATAACATTCTGCACAAGATGTAACTATCGTATTGCATCCGCTCTCGGACAATAATTGGAGATTCTTCTCTCTTATCTCGTCAGCTTCCTTTTTGTATCCAAGACGAATAAGTGGATTTCCACAGCACTGCTCCTGAGGGAAAAGTTTGTAAGAAACGCTTGCACTTTCCAATATTCTGACTGTCGACTGCGCAATTGAATTGTAACGATATGAAGCAGAACACCCTACAAAATAGAGAACTTCAGGAGGAGAATCTTCTCTCGATGCTTCTCCACTCCTATACCAATCAACCCTTTTTTGCGGAGAGGCGCCATATAAATTGCCTTTTGATACGACATTTGCCAGAATCTTTTTTTGCACAGGAGCCACCTTACCGCCTTTCTCTATATAACGGCATCTAAATGCCTCAATTACTTCCAATCTTTCATTGTCTATACACCTCTTGCACATAACATCACAGGCACCACAAAGAGTACAATGATAAAGTATTTCATAAAGGTCTTTGTTGATGCCGATTTCCCCGTCAAGATACGCAAGAGCTATATCCATAATCCCTTGGCAGGAAAAGGAATCAAATTTAAATTTTGTGTTTATAGGACATATTTTATTGAATCGCTTGCTTTTGGAATACATCGGGTCAATCCATTTGCAGGATGAAGACCTAACGCACATTTCAACATCATATCTATATTTTTCTAGTTCCATATTGAAAAACTCTCTCCTAAAAGGATAACCTGCCCGGGTTCATTATTCCGGCAGGGTCAAATATATTTTTGATTTTCCTAACGGCTTCCCTATATCCGCCTGTTTTATCAAAAATTATTTTTCCAACATCTCCATAAGGTGTGCTGAAAAAAGCTCCTTCGCTATTCAATCCCATAACTGCTTGTCTATTGAAAGAAAGAATTTTATCAGAAATATCCTTCCCATTGTCTTCATAATACAAATGATGTTCACAATGATAAGCCCTGCCATATTCAATTGGCTGAATATATAATCCACACTCTATATTTTTCATATTTGTCGTTGAAACTATCTGCTCATATTTGGAAAGGAGATGAGGAATTCTATTCGCTGTAGTCTTATAGGAAATTTGAAGGACTCGTCCTTTCAACATATTCTTCCAATAAACCTTCTCATCTGGCCAACATTTTTCAACATTTCCTTTTAGCCACTCGCTTTCCTGCTCAAAGGAAGATGAAATTTCATTATCTTTATCTTTCATAATCTCTTTTAGCGCTTTTTCTTCATAGGCAATTTTTTCTTCCGGCCTTCTCTTTGCGCCTCTTAACATAAGCATTGCAAGAAATTTAGGCAATTTTCGCTTCAGCGCTTCACATTTTGAAATATCGCCCTGAGAGAGAATCAATGATGCATTGGTATTATCGAGAATAAAACATTCCTGACCTATCATCGAGCGTTGAATCTTTTGTATGTCACTTATTGCATCCTCAATTCCTTCATAACCAAAAAGGAATAGCTTTTTCAATGGAGAACGATGTTCAAGTTTTACTGCTGCCCATGTTACAACTCCTAATGTTCCCTGCGCTCCGTGGAAAAGTCGGAAAAAATCCATTCCCGGTCCATAAGGGCAAACCAAATCAACAGCAGGATTGTCGCCTTTATAAGACATTGTGATAGAGGCAGAACCGGTTCTCATAAGGTCGCCTGTCGGAAAAACGGCTTCAAGAGTAAGGATTGGGTCTGCATACTCAAACTTTGGAATCAGAGCAGGCACTCTTTCCAACAAATCAGTAAGCGCTGATGTCCCTGAATGAGGGAAAAGAGGATTGAACATTCTCAATTTTTTTTTCTCAAGCTCCTCATCGATTTTTTTCCAGCTAACTCCTGGTTCAATAATTATTTTTCTGTTCCTCTCATCGATGAGAAGGATTTTATCCATTTCGGACATATCGAGGAGTATTCCACCCTGCGTGGGTAGCGATGCTCCATTAAAATGTATCTTTGAGCTTGAAGGGACAACAGGAATTTTCTTCTTGTTTGCTAATTTAAGAATGTTTTTAATCTCATCGGCACTTTTTACTTTCACTGCGTAATTCGGCATTTTGCCTTTGAAAGGGCTCTCATCAGCGCAATACCTTAATAAACTATCAGTATCTTCTACTATATTTTCATTACCAACTATTTTCTTTAACTCTTCTCTAACTGACAATTAAAATCCTCCGATTCACTAAATGCTTTATACGTCAGGTTAAAAAATCATCTATTTTTTTCTTCTGAAATTTTCAAGAAGAAAAAAGTCTGTCCTATTAATCAAAAATTCAAGGAAGAGTAAAGGGAAAATTGAATTATTAATTTAGAAGTCCGAAGATAAACAAATTTCATAAGAAAGTTTTCTTGAAGAGCTAAATCTCATCGCAAATTTATAACAATTACAAATCTGCTCTTGTAAGAAATCAAGACTAACCGCTTTTTCCTTTTTTACTATACCTCAGAATAACACTCTGCTCTAATTACACATCTGTTGTCATTGGCAAGGCTCTTCTTCATCGACACCTTAACTCTGACGCCTGTTTTATCATATATTATGTCGCTCACTGTCCGACAAAAATTCCAGCAGGGCATTTTTTTAGCTTCTTCATCACCTGCTTTTTCCTTCAATTTATTGAATAATTCACAATCTCTAACTTCATATTCAATGGCATTACTTGAAACTTCCTTGTAAATCCAATCATCATCAGGACGAAGTGCATAGAAGCTGATTTCGAGCAATCTTTGAGGAATACTTGGAAAAATATGCCCGGTTTTTTTTGCAACCTCATATACAACTTCAGCCATCCTATCCCTATGATTCTTTTCTTCATCACAAATTATTTCAGCAAGAGTTTTACCTTTGGTCGAAAAATATTTTTTTACATCCTCATCTTTATTAGATGAATCTTCCCCTTTAACCTTTTCCAAATAACCTGATAATAATGAATCCACAGAAACCCTCTCTTCAATTGAATCCAAAAAATCCAGATCCAATCCATATTGATATTTAGCCATTGCAATCCCTCCTTAAAATATATGAGGACTTTTTCCTAAATACTAAGTCAAGGATTTTCATTCATTCTTAACCACATTATCTGTTGGCTAATGCACAAAAAAAATAAGGGTTTCCTCATAGCGAAGAAACCCTCAATTATATTCATCCAATCATTTTATACCCCCTGCGGGGAATATGATTTATTCAAAATGGTAAAAACCATCAAACTGACAGTGTCCGTCAGTAGGAAGCGCAGCCTTCATTTTAACTCCTACATCCATATTCAACTCTTTGTAGAATGTTTCAGACAGCGCAATACAGTAATGTCTGCAGGGTAATGTATCTGCAATCTCTTTTCCTACTGCTTCTACAAGCGCATCATAAACTGTGCACTTTTTGAC
This window contains:
- a CDS encoding FAD-binding oxidoreductase; the protein is MALPIEAKKELIAVVGEENFTDSKTKCEAYSRGGYGKFSWDRNRKIPGCVVLPSSTEEVQAIVKIANRYKLPYIPLGTFYIALCVPIKPNTIMIDMKRMDKLEIDEENMYAIVEPYVTYTELQTEAMKLGLYTSAPSCGAQVSVIANHLNQGMGQLVHRVGYANRRVLAAEWILPDGELIRTGSATNGDDYFWGEGPGPDLRGIMRGWFGNFGGLGIVTKMAVKLFPMPFKGVPKSVGVSPNTAFKLPEDRFKWFTIFFPTTEKAIDAMYEIGHSEIAAVSVRVPFIWRYIARAKSRDDFAAKWNADKHKFGKATPSMVRVMLVGFASEEQLEYEEKVLRDIVSEIGGEIEEASPYSSGQVFKLGISSNVTVPAGFFAVTKFAFDSLDHARRALSETADLKANFIPPFFDDSEESGWMQSYDMGHIGYGEFFSYFDKSMVDKFLEYEVASIDHDIKMGAYPGAQWSQHHEQIGKATGNYHLLMEKIGKSFDPKHVSNPTRLVPTRGKK
- a CDS encoding (Fe-S)-binding protein, which codes for MELEKYRYDVEMCVRSSSCKWIDPMYSKSKRFNKICPINTKFKFDSFSCQGIMDIALAYLDGEIGINKDLYEILYHCTLCGACDVMCKRCIDNERLEVIEAFRCRYIEKGGKVAPVQKKILANVVSKGNLYGASPQKRVDWYRSGEASREDSPPEVLYFVGCSASYRYNSIAQSTVRILESASVSYKLFPQEQCCGNPLIRLGYKKEADEIREKNLQLLSESGCNTIVTSCAECYHMWKVDYPRLAEKSGTDYEILHISEYTEKLLEEGRLKISGSLEKKITYHDSCRLGRLSEPYVHWDGKRIEFGRTDPPKVWRRGTNGVYDAPRNVFGKISGIELREMERMKENTWCCGAGGMVKWIYNDFSLWSAKERLEEAGQTDAEILVSSCPFCKWNFSEANENENLEIMDFTELVAKVI
- a CDS encoding FAD-binding oxidoreductase; amino-acid sequence: MSVREELKKIVGNENIVEDTDSLLRYCADESPFKGKMPNYAVKVKSADEIKNILKLANKKKIPVVPSSSKIHFNGASLPTQGGILLDMSEMDKILLIDERNRKIIIEPGVSWKKIDEELEKKKLRMFNPLFPHSGTSALTDLLERVPALIPKFEYADPILTLEAVFPTGDLMRTGSASITMSYKGDNPAVDLVCPYGPGMDFFRLFHGAQGTLGVVTWAAVKLEHRSPLKKLFLFGYEGIEDAISDIQKIQRSMIGQECFILDNTNASLILSQGDISKCEALKRKLPKFLAMLMLRGAKRRPEEKIAYEEKALKEIMKDKDNEISSSFEQESEWLKGNVEKCWPDEKVYWKNMLKGRVLQISYKTTANRIPHLLSKYEQIVSTTNMKNIECGLYIQPIEYGRAYHCEHHLYYEDNGKDISDKILSFNRQAVMGLNSEGAFFSTPYGDVGKIIFDKTGGYREAVRKIKNIFDPAGIMNPGRLSF